Sequence from the Petrotoga sp. 9PW.55.5.1 genome:
AAAATACCATTGTATAATTATACATAATTATATCAATTTTTGTCGCTCAGAGCTTGTCAAAGAATCTGTCATCTCTTCTCTTTTCTGATTATCAAAAATTTTATTATTTTCTATCACCATAAAAACTTTGATAAGCCTCTCTTAATATGATTAGCCCTATCCTCTTTTGCTACCAAAATTCCGTTCTAAGTATATAAAATAATCAAATATTCTTTAATTCTTTCCAATTGTTGGGAAAACCCATAGAATCCAAAACATCTTTTATTAAAATTGTTTTCAATTTATTATCCAAAAAATTAATTTCTTTATTAATACTATCTATTAAATCTGAAAAATCTTCATATTTCAGAAAAAACTTCAAGCTAATCAGCAATGAAAACAAATCATTTCTCCCCATAATATATTTTCCTCTATCATTTTTTGGTATTGAAAAAAATTCATATATCTTAGTATTTTTAGGAGTTTTTATATTATGTTTTAAATTGAATTTTTTGTACTTCGAGTTATAAAATCTTAGCCCATGAGCTGATTTATTTCTAAAGAAAACAATATTTTTTAAAAGATTTTGAAATTCATTTGGTTGAATATTATAATACTTTGAAACCTTAGATCTTTCTGAATTTTTTAATATACCATAAAATTTATTAATATTACCTAATGTAAAAGCATTAATAGCAAC
This genomic interval carries:
- a CDS encoding Abi family protein; this encodes MEKVFKTLEEQVDLLRNRGLKIEQSDKKILEIENYYNVINGYKDLFLKKKNPDSYKNDASFKEIYALFEFDRELRMIFLSKILKIELNIKSLIAYYFSKQYGHKDYFLLENFRTPSKKISSNKIEEVINVLNETISKSIGKDDTITHYLNNHGYVPLWVAINAFTLGNINKFYGILKNSERSKVSKYYNIQPNEFQNLLKNIVFFRNKSAHGLRFYNSKYKKFNLKHNIKTPKNTKIYEFFSIPKNDRGKYIMGRNDLFSLLISLKFFLKYEDFSDLIDSINKEINFLDNKLKTILIKDVLDSMGFPNNWKELKNI